From a region of the Triticum aestivum cultivar Chinese Spring chromosome 7D, IWGSC CS RefSeq v2.1, whole genome shotgun sequence genome:
- the LOC123168856 gene encoding ervatamin-B has protein sequence MAFMRSSSSSMALALLPLLVAAAFFIPSMASSASGTLDHGLDGEALLMLGRFHGWMAAHGRSYATVEEKLRRFEVYRSNMEFIEAANRDSRMTYSLGETPFTDLTHDEFMAMFSSNESSWESEETTVITTRAGPVYEGTGAVQEPPRRTNLNLTAVVPPSVDWREKGVVTAAKYQGDSCSSCWAFTSVATMESAQAISTGRSPPVLSEQQLVDCRINGCGNSWMDKAFEWVIQNGGITTEAAYPYTGKVGTCQRAKPVAVRIRGYKKVTPSGNEAALMEAVAQQPVAASFDYSDPCFQHYIRGVYNAGCSRSGVYTKGACGTTQNHALALVGYGTKPDGTKYWIGKNSWTDQWGDKGFVYFLRDSPPLGLCGIAKYPLYPII, from the exons ATGGCTTTCATGCGCTCGTCGTCCTCATCCATGGCTCTCGCTCTGCTGCCGCTGCTGGTGGCAGCCGCATTCTTCATCCCCTCCATGGCTTCATCAGCTTCAGGTACCCTCGACCATGGCTTGGATGGTGAGGCACTGCTGATGCTGGGGAGGTTCCATGGGTGGATGGCGGCGCACGGCCGGTCGTACGCCACCGTGGAGGAGAAGCTGCGCCGGTTCGAGGTGTACCGGAGCAACATGGAGTTCATCGAGGCGGCAAACCGGGACAGCCGGATGACCTACAGCCTCGGCGAGACCCCATTCACCGACCTCACCCACGACGAGTTCATGGCCATGTTCAGCAGCAACGAGTCGTCATGGGAGTCGGAGGAGACGACGGTGATCACAACTCGCGCTGGCCCCGTCTACGAGGGCACCGGCGCCGTGCAAGAGCCACCTCGTCGTACCAACCTCAACCTGACGGCGGTGGTGCCTCCGAGCGTGGATTGGAGGGAGAAAGGCGTCGTCACAGCAGCCAAGTATCAAGGGGATTCCTGTT CGTCTTGCTGGGCGTTCACGTCGGTGGCGACGATGGAGAGTGCGCAGGCGATCAGCACCGGCAGATCGCCGCCGGTGCTGTCGGAGCAGCAGCTGGTGGACTGTCGGATTAACGGGTGCGGCAACAGTTGGATGGACAAGGCCTTCGAGTGGGTGATCCAGAACGGTGGCATCACCACGGAGGCGGCCTACCCCTACACCGGCAAGGTGGGCACGTGCCAAAGGGCCAAGCCGGTCGCGGTGAGGATCAGAGGCTACAAGAAGGTTACACCGTCTGGCAACGAGGCGGCGCTCATGGAGGCCGTGGCGCAGCAGCCCGTCGCCGCATCCTTCGACTACAGTGACCCCTGCTTCCAGCACTACATCCGCGGCGTGTACAACGCCGGTTGCTCCAGGTCCGGCGTCTACACCAAAGGGGCGTGCGGGACAACGCAGAACCACGCACTGGCCCTCGTCGGGTACGGGACCAAGCCTGACGGGACCAAGTACTGGATCGGTAAGAACTCGTGGACTGACCAGTGGGGTGACAAAGGCTTCGTCTATTTCCTTAGGGACTCGCCACCCTTGGGCTTGTGCGGCATTGCCAAGTACCCGCTTTACCCTATCATCTGA